TATTTAAGTTCAATGGTCAATTAAAACTAAAAGTCCAGGGAGGCAGGCTGGGCTCACTTACCATCCCTGGTGGGTGGGTCTATTGGTGTGCCAGGCAGTCCTAACAAGACACCACTGTTGAGTGTCTTGAGCAGCAGAAACAGCCCTTGGAGTTCCCGAGGCTGGAAAGTCCAGGCAAAGGGATGCAAAGCTTTGGCCTCCTTCCTGCTGTGTCCTCAAATGatctttactctgtgtgtgtgaacattccTGGGTTCCTCTCTGTACAAGGTACTGTTAAGAGGTGATGGGGTCCAATCTTAACACCTCTGTTTTAAGGCACAAACATATCTTTAAAGTCACTCCAAATAGAGTCACGTTCTGAAGTGCTGGGGGCTATCATTCCAACACAGGGATTTGAGAGGGATAAAGTCTAGCCCAGCAGGTGGTAATGTGGCCTAGGAGGCAGCCATAACGGTGCAGAGAAAATAACAGAAGGACCAAATCCACAGACACATGATAAATTCTGTGGGTCTGCTGTTTCCTGGCTATGGACCCTTGAGCAGGGCAGGAATTCAGCTATGTGAGAATAAGCTGCTCTTTCTATGTAACTGGGATAATAGCTGCTTCAGAGCTGTCAGAGTTAAGCTCCCAACACAACACATGACACACAGTGAGCTCAAAGAACATCCATTGTCAATTCTTTAGTGTCTACTTACATTCTCCTAACTCAGAGTACCAAACAGAAAGAAGGCATCAAGTGgttatgttaaaaatattaagtgaGGGGCATCTTGGCACAGGAAACTGTGTGAAACCACAGCACTGAGGAGGGCTGATTCGGGAAGGCTGTCTCTAGGAATCTGAAAGTTTATATCTAGCACACGGAGGATTAGGAAGCCTTAGAAAGGGAAGGATTGTTAGAGAGCAGCCAACCTGGGATCCCCAAATGCAAGGACAAATCTCACTAGTGATATGAAGGATGCTTGTATATGGGACACATAGGCATCAAACATGTGCTCATGGTGAGTGGCTCCTCTTGCaattctttccatctttctgatTCCAGTCAGATGGAAGTCTGTTTGTGCTACTTTCCTGACCAATGGGAACCCATTTAAACAAAAACCAGGCTCTGAAGAGGCAAGCTCACATAATGTAAAATACTGTCGCATTTTCGTTGCCTTTCCTCATCTAATGAACTCAGCCTTAGACACATTCTACATTGTTAAACTGAAggtaaacacaatttaaaatgacCAACAGAGTGTGCTGTGGCTTGTCAGGGAGGCACTGATTCAATAAGGCTCACCTGTAGTGTGTGAGCGGCCTGGGGAGAACAGAGTGTTGTCTGGCACCCGGTGCTGGAGACCTAAGGTCTCAGCAGGTCTAGGATAATAACCCACAACACCAGGTCAAATGCTTGGGCCAGTTCCTAAACTTGTAGTGGCAGGGATTCCTCTTGGAAGCAAGCAAAGATGGCTTGAATCCCAGCTTTTCCACTTGGCAAGAAACCACCGTATCTGTCAGCTCTTCTGTATCCTACTCATCAGAAAAATTTATAAGAATGACACCAGcaagccggacagtggtggcaaatgcctttaatctcagcagaggcaggagaatctctgtgagttcaaagccagagtggtctacaaagtgagttccaggacagtcagggctacacagagaaaccatctttcaggaaaacaaaaacaaaaacaaaaacaaaaacaaaaaaaaaccaaaacaaaacaaaaaaacaaaacaaaaaaaaaaaaaaaaaaaaaggaaaaaagcaaactgTTATGAATGGGACAGTTACCACTCACCAAACACCTCTGATGAATTATTTCAGCCCTCAAAATATTATTCCAAGATAGTTTTTATTGCTCTATAAGATGGAGGAGCGGGTTTGGTCTCAGAATGGTTACATGTTTATCTGTATCTATGCAACTGAAGGAGTGGTAAAGTCCGCTTCAAAGCCAAACCGTCAGTCTAGAGTCCGCCCCTAGCTCCAGCACTGCACTGTGGAAAGAGAATACAGGTAAGTCGGCACCTAGGAAGCAGAAAATGCCAAGGAGGCCTTGTTGGTCCTCTTAGGAGGAGTCACTTGCAGCTTAGAATCCAGGATCTTCCGTTGAGTTGCTTATTTAAGACTACAATTCCCAGAATGCCATAGGTGCAAGAAGCTACCCAATCGGAATGCTATAGGCAGAGACGCTAGCCAATCATGTAGGCAGAGACGCTGGCCAATCAGGAAGCCTGTCCTGGTTTTCCCCGCCATCTCTCCACACCTTCTCCACACCTAGCGTTGAGTTGGCTGGCTGTTGAGGGTCTCTCCGCACTGGGTCCGCCGAAGGTGACGAGGCTTTTATTTGTGGTGACCAGTTGGAAAGGTGAGAGTTATTTGAAGCCATTCAGTCACCAGGCTAACTTCCGGGCTGCGGGGTGGGCGGAGAACCCGGAGGGTGGATGAGGGCTGTGGAAACTTCCAGGCTGCCTTAGACCTGCCCTCGGCGCTGAGCAGGGGTTAGGCGGGGGGAACGCGGTGACCCCCGGAGAGGAGCGGTCCTCggggggtgtgggtggggctCAGGAGGAAGGCTTCTGAGCAGAACCAGCCCAGGGTTGAGGCAGGGTTGAGGGCTGGGACGGGCCCTGGGGGCAAGGGCGTTAGTGACGTCATGCCCCCCATGCTCGCCGTGTTGGCCTTGACGCTGTCTAGTCCTCAGGCACGGATCCTCTGTGCCCAGTTAAGCGTCATTTGAATAACGGTAAAGCTGAGCTGCCGCCAGCCCCGTGGGATTCGGGCGCCCTAAGCCCCTCTGCCCACTGAGTGGGGCTCAGGACACTCCTATTAGTTTCATGTTCAGgttttttcattattcattaagTTTTACACTTTTTAAAACCGTGTTTCTTTTCCCCCCCTCAAACCCGAATCCTGGTTTTGGCATGTCCAAGTGAGATTGTTATTGGCATTCTTGTTTTAATATTCAGGGGCTTAGAGGTGGGTGCAAAGTGTGTTCTATTACGTCTGGAAAAGAGTTTTTCCAGCTGCTGTAAAGGGAGTGAGGGAAAAATAGGATAAATGACTGGAATTCAGGAAAAGTCCAAAGACAAGGTCTAACTTGGAGGTTAGTTTAATTATCCTGCACAAACAATGCTGAGGTGTAACTACCCAACTTTTACGTGGCAGGCGTTGCCTGGGCTAATTGTGGTTTATTTTTCCAAGTCGTTTTGCCAGGTTTGACTAAAAGGTTAGTATctagtgagccatctcactgtccaCAGTCCTGGTTAGACATATTTACTGTACTGTATATAGCACAACATGGCGGTTTATACATTTCAGACAACCAAGCACTTATCCttgtcaataaataataaatattttagttttaaagaaattACAAGTGGGCACTGTCATTCAAGAGTAAGAGACaatgaataaacataaaattaggaAATCTACACAATTGCTAAATTGTAAGGTAGTTTAGAAATGTTGAGGATTTCTGTAGAGGGGACTTATTTCTATTGTAAGGGCCCCATCTTGTGGATGTGGTTTGATAAAGAAGAAACTTCACCCTAAGAAGTCTATATGCAATTGTTTTCAAGTGCAATTCCATTTGAAACCCGGAAAAACAAAAAGTTGATGCTTCCCCAGCTTATAACCGGCTTAACCATTTAGAAAAGACAATGATTTTGGTTCTAAagtaactatttttcttttataaattacctaccttatttttaaaaataatttttataattttattttcaactgtgtgtgtgtgtgtgtgtgtgtgtgtgtgtgtgtgtgtgtgtgtgtgccatttgtGCATGGgtgtctgaagaggccagaagaggacattggatcctctggagctagagttataggcagttgtgggaGACCAATGCCCactgtgagtgttgggaactgaatttagGTCGAAGGAGCTCTAAGTGCTCTTGACTGCccagtcatctcaccagcccccctccccacatGTAAATAGCTCTGACCTgtacattgtttctgtttcagaTGTTTAAGAATAATCATCACGACCACAAGCAAAAAGTGGAAGCCATGATTAAGAACATTAATACAATTTCTTTGGAGATGAAGAAGATGAAAGGTGAGGATAGAGTCAACAACATGTTTTCACGTCACTGCTATAAAAGACACGTGAGAGCCAATGTGTGTTTCAGCTAGGGTAGTGTTCCCACTGCTTATAATTGTCCTGTTAAGAAGTGTCTACAGTATAATCTGAACTGTATTTTTGAAGGTACTAGGCCTGAATTCCTATTTCTGATACCAATAAGTTATCTAATCTTTCTAAATTTACATACCTTTCCTTAAACACCATTACATGACTATATTCCATTCTACAAAATTCAGTGTCTTTATCCATGAATCCCTACTAAGCACTACTATGCCAGATCAAGAATTAAAAGTTAGTTCTGTAAGTGAAgtggttttcattttaagtatATTCTTAGTGTAATAATAGATCTTAAAGGTCATGATGTTTAGTCAGTCATAGATATGGTCTCTTATTTTCTCCTAGCCATATACAATTTCTGTGATTATTTCTAGGGTACGCTCTCCTTGAGCCAGCATGCTGGAGAATTCTCTcatcaattaacccatttcattTTAGATAGTTCCTCAGGGATTAGCTGAAGTCTGTACCTCTACTCTCTTCATCTGATATTTGTAGATACTGTCTGTGTCACTTCTGAGACTGCCGCTGCAAGTAAATAATACCGACCTTATGTGATGCACACCACGAGGAGAGAATCCAAAGTGAGGGCAGCCCTGAAATTAATTCATCAGGAGCCAgcttctttccatctttctgctgtGCTGTGTATACTGCTACTAATCATCATTACACCCGAGGTGGCCGCACACAGACACTATTTCTGCCTCTTATACTTTTTATAAGCCTTTATCCATATAGCTCCAGCAGTTCTccattctttataaaaatatgaagGCCATGTAGCAATGATAGATGTCTTGCTCAGCTtgcacaaggctctgagttcaatctctagtactgcaaaataaagaaatactttGGGAGAAAGGAGACTTGTAATAAGGGAATAGCCAAGTTCTGAAtagggagaaaagcaatttacTAACTAACATGATTTGAGGTGTCACGTTCctgatgaaaaatgagaaaaataaagcaagtatAGTTAGGAGCAagcctgccccccaaaaaagtggGATGATGTACCTACAAAATTCAGCTGTGAAGAGGACCTATAATAGTAAAACTGAAGGTTAAATAGTTGAGTTAGTAaaagtatgtatatacacacacacacacacacacatatatatatttcttcaagTATATTTGGAGGGGTGGGGAGTCAGTAAAAGAACGTTGTCTTTAGGAGCAATTGGCAGAAATCGAAAGAAAATCATGTCTTTtgagatacagagagaaatacTAACATACTCACACCCACCCTGACTTAGTctgctttctattgttgtgattaaacatcacgaccaaaagcaacttggaaagagTTTATTCCACCTTACAGCTTATAGcctatcatgaagggaagtcaggacaggaactcaagcagaggccacagagaaatGTGGCTCACTGTGATTCTCTTGGCTTGCTCGTTTGCTTTCTagacaccagcccagggatggcactgcctaCATCCACATCCTATCAACcaggaaaatgcccccaaagcccgtgtccaggccagtctgatctaagCACTTCCTCAATTGAAATCCCCTCTTCCTAGATACgactggtttgtgtcaagttaacaaagaCCAATCAGCCACCACCAAAGGAGggcaaaccaccacacacacataaaaccaaagaaaatgagATTCAAGCAAAGTTGAAACCAGATGCCTGTTTTAGTAATGTCTTATGGGTGGCTCCTATTCTTtgcattgtgtgtatatgtgagttaGCTAAGTTTAAGATATGTTTACACAACGTTGCAGTGTAGGAAGACATTTGAATAGATGGGTGGAGGGCCTTTCTAGTATACCCATGGTTTTCAGTCAGAATGGGTCACACCTCAGTAGCAGCTTGATCATAAATATTGGAAGAACGTCATTAGAAATTAGGACTAGCTAGCTCCTTACAGCAGTAACAGTTGTTATGACACCAGTGGCATTCTGTCTTCTCCCTTACACAGAACTCTCCCATATCCTGCTGTGTGACCTCAATCTCCATTTTGGTCAGCCCAAGAAGACTGAGGACCccaaggaagcagaaacaagcCACCCATTTGAAGAGCCTGAGATACCAGATGTAGCCCTTGCCTCTATCAGTTTATCTGActgaattttttttgtgtttgttttaaatttctggtTTTGTTGACTTAAAAATCTGTAAGAACTAAGTTTATTAGTATaacttaaaacaatataaaattataaatgagcATAGCATCTGCTTgaaagctgtttttgttgttgtttttgttttatttttattttttaatgtctcaaAGGGAAACTGATTCCATTAATGCTAGAAGTCTGATGTCGGAAATTGACCTATCTGTGTTTGACGTGCTAGCCTTGTTCTCTGTGCTGTAGACAGGCTTCCTCCAAGTGCAGGGTAGAAGATGGTAGTAGCATAGCAGCAGACAGCTTGCCTTTGGGGGCCCTGAAAAGAACTGGTTTTCTGTTCAGAGGGGTCCCTGAATAGCTTAACTTTTGTTAAGATGTTAATCTGTGAGCAGAGAGTTGAGCAATGGTGATAGGTCCAGCTGGGGTCGTAAGGCCCATGGCTCAGATAGGTAAGACTGGCAGAAGACTAGAATTGGAAGTACCCAAAGAAAAACACGTTGTGCTCCTCCTGAAAACGTGAGACTCCAGTGACTGTAGTCCCAGGAGTGTAACCCTTACCCTAAGAGACTCAAATACATTTCTGTCATGTCATCAactgttacttttcttgtttctgtgagcAAACACCTGGTAAAGAAGCGGCTTAAGGGCGGAAGGGTTGGTTTGGACTTAAACTTTGAGAGAGATGGTTGATCCTGACAGGGAGGAGAAAGTGGgctgggaggcagctggtcacactgtatccaCCATTATGAAGCAGAAAGACAGATACTGTGCTCTGGGCACTcagcccacattcagggtgggtatTCCCTCCTCGGTTGAACCCCTCTGGAAgcctcctcacagacacacccttaAGTGACCCTAAAATTCAGTgaagttttggttgtgagcctagccttcagcactctggaggcagaggcagatggatctctatgagttcaagggcagcctggtttacagagtgagatctacaACAGGcataggtaccaaaactacacagagaaaccctgtcttgataaaataaaacaaaaaaaaacagttaagttGACATATTTAATCATCACAGCTACCAATGCTTTGAGATCTACCATGTCCTTAAATTTCATCACCTTTAGATGGAGAAATACCTGCAGTTTCCTGCTGCTCTCTCCCCAGAACCTACTCAGTGTTTTACACAGTATGGGTGCTGTAAATTCCTGTTGGACACCTGCTGAGGAAATGTAATTAATACAGTTTTCAGCTTTAGCATTCCCAAGTTCTAGGTCCTAAGTTGAGAACTCCGGGCTTGTGAGGAtgaggttttattatttttatttattagagcattATTGTCATTTGTTAAGCATTTCTGCATTCTACTTATTCCTTAGCTTAGTGTATTAACCTGGTGACTTCTAAGGTTCCTTTAACTTATGAAAATAAAGGTATAGACTATTCCTTTCCACTTGAAAATTTTGTAGATCAGAGAAATCAAAACATTTGTCAATAAATGTCACACAGTGATGCTAGAAGTCCTGAAGGAATGAGATTAGAAGAACAAGGCATGTCAGTGTTCAGTGAATACTAGGTTATGGCTTGCTAAACATGAACAGAACTGCAAATTCTCCTCAGCCTACACTGATGTCTTGATAAAGCTTACAGTGGCAAGGGGAAATACTGTGAACTGAAAATTTATTTACTGACAGTACCTATTGAACATCAGAGCTCAGCCTAGCCTGCCTTAAACATGTTCAGATCATACACCTTTAGCCTGTGGTTGGGCAAAGTCACCTAACACAAATTCTGTTTTGTCTTAAAATACTCAagatattatttaatttattgaatTTCCATACCCcccccaaaaggaaaaacaaaacaaaacacttgcaaCCAAAAAACTTGCAACACTGTAAAGTACTGGTGGGTACCCTGGTGGTCACATGGCTGACCAAGACTTTCATATCACCTGTTGCTAGCTCAGGAAAAAGCAAAATTCACGTTGGCATACAGTTTGTACTTAACAAGCATCACCCCCATACCATATAGTTGAAAATGGTAAAGCAACATAAGCCAGAAAGCCAACTGTATGCTTCATTAAGTGTGATTTATAAATTGAAGGAGAGTTGAGGTGCTGCGAATGATTTATAAGTCAATctgagaaggaagagacaggagttTCACAGCACACTTGTGTTGATGACAGAAAAGCAGAGCTGAAGTTTGGATGGGTTTTTTCCAAAGGCCCCAGTGTTAGAGGCTTGCTCCTGAGCCAGGGCAACAGTCAGCAGTGGTGGGACCTTAGGAGGGAGAGCCCAGATGGAGTTAGGTCAGTAGGTGCATGCCCTTGAAGGAGATTACCAAATCTTCCTTTGCTTTTGCTTCCAGCCACCATTTCAGTGTCCTGTATCACATGTCCAAAGGAACGGGAACAAGTGACCATACTGAGCAAAAGTCAAACTTTCTAAGTGAAAGTCAACTAATACAAGTTTTATCTAGTAGGGAAGTGggctagaagtgtgtgtgtgtgtgtgtgtgtgtgcgcgcgcgcgcatgtgcaaaGCATTGCTCTATCGTCCCAGGAGATCTTCAACACTAGAGAATGCTTTTCAAGACTGGAGGGGTACACTGTGGATGTAGATACAGGAGGCTGTGGTAGAGAAGCAACAGCCAGCGTGTTTGGCAGCAAAGCTGCATCACTGAATCTAAAACCGTTTTCTTACAGAATTTGTAGcttatatttactttaaaaccAAAATATAACAGTATGGACcaaataataaagttgttttaagGATCTGAAAgagtaaagcaaaagataactttaattccaggaagttatcCCAACATGCAtttatctcaaataaaaaatacatgaaaatactcCCTGCAAAACCAAATAAGAAAGAATGGGGTTATGTTTCTGGAGCCTCTTAAGTTATTGCTGCTCAGaaagttaattttaattgtgttaagttgtataaaaaaaaaaaaaaggttgcctTGGACTGACAAAGTTTCATTATAAAACATGTGAGATCACAAACAATCAGTTTCAGTACTTCTTAAACTTGCCCCACATTATTTCTGTAGTATGTAAAGTACTGTATTTTGAGATGGATTGTTCAAAATCTCATGTCTTGAGATGAAGTACTGCAATGCACTCTTAGGCTTCATATATGGGCATGATTACTTCTGCACTTTACAGACAtcgaagaaaataaataaattatgggaTATTCAGCAATCTTCAAactctttttaaaggaaagggcAAAACTCTGTGCCCGAATTGAGGGTTTGCTTTAGTCCTAAGTGTTTATCCACGTCCTAAGGCCGCTTGACCTTCCTGCATTGACAAGAGTCAGGAGACTGACTTGCTTGGCTAACTTGCTATGGACACCCCGCAGCGTATGTCAGCGTGCACTGGTATCTGGAGCCTCGGTTTTTTCCATCAATGAGCAACAGTGGCATTTTCCTGAAGTAGTCAATAATATCTGATACAGACAGAAAGTCCTGGAAAAGTCAAATAGGAAGATGAGTTATAACGTTGGAATGGACAATGCACATTTCAtaattatgtgggtttttttttttttttcaattcgaATCAGTTTGGGAAAAttgtgggaaaaataaaatttgtcaaGTACTTTAGAGATTTTCTCATAGTCAACAAATTTTAAGAGATAACAATGTTAgtttgggccagcaagatgactcagtagttagaGGCCTGACGACCTGTAGTCaatccccaggaaccacatggagggaggagagaatttAATGCctacgagttgtcctctgatctccacacatgtgccatggtgcacacaaaaatacaaagttttttttttttttttgtttttttgattaaaACCTTTTAACCTCTGTAGTGATTCACCCAAACTCTTAGGAGGTCTAAGGAATCAGGAGGTCAGATGGGGGTCATTTCTGTAAGTGAAGGTTTAGCATTTTACCATTCCTTCCCTCTCGCCTCCACACTCACAATGTGGGCTCAGTAGCCAAATCTTTGCGTCTATAACCTAGAGCACTCAGTGCAGTCGGTCCCACTCACCCCTCTAGATGTGACCAGAAGTTAAATTCTACCTAAACTGGATTGTGTAGTTGTTCCAAGACAAACTGTCCAGATACCTCCCTCTAAGGAAACATGTATTTTCATGTCAGACCAAGAGAAATCTTGGGAGGTGATATTCTGCCTTTGGTGATATTCTGCTTTGTTGACAGGGAACAGGTGGCCTAAATGAGCAAAATCATGTTCTTTATACTCAGCATTGTCATTGATTTAAAGtatttgtattaaaattattAGTGAATTGTTCTCATTCTGTTAATGTTTCATTCAGctggttttctttgtgtatgcaAAAGTAGCCTAATGGTTGTTTTCACATCAAAGAGTTGACTTGTCCAAACAGGAAAATTTCTTTGGTAATATGGCCATCTTCACAGAGCCAAATGTCTCAGTTAGCAGTAAATGCCCCAAGCATCCCAATAATCACTGTAGCAATAATTCCAGGtttctctgctttcttatatgggatttcaaattaaattttttgttttttattgatgtgtatatgtgtgcctgcttgtctgtatgtgtaccatgtgcatgcaggtacccatggaggccagaagagggcatcagagcccctggaactggagttacagtaggttgtgagccacccaatgtgtatcctgggaatagaaagaaaccccccgcccccagtcctctgcaaaagtagcaagtaCTCAATTtttaagctatctccccagcccctctgatggtattttaaataaagttttataggCAAACCATAGTCTTACCTTGAAATTAtatcaaaagaaatcaaaatagatGATACTGCCTTTGAcactttataaatgtattttttttttttttttggtttttcgagacagggtttctctgtgtagctttgcgcctttcctggagctcacttggtagcccaggctggcctcgaactcacagagatctgcctggctctgcctcccgagtgctgggattaaaggcgtgcgccgccaccaccgcccggctaataaatgtatttttaattaattaattaattaattaattaattaattttaaaagttacactTCAGGACCAGAAACAGAGCTCTGTGTTAGCACCTGACTGATGTGTACAAGACCCCAGATTCAGTCCCAAGCACCACAGTGGGTTACGTCTATGATATTGGATTATTTagaatgaaaatacaagaagACCCCTCTAGTGGAGTAAATAACTCTGAGtatttgtcttctttccttcagTAAGTGGAGAGCTTCAGTAAAGTTGTTTAACAGTATCATTGTTATACTGCATGTGATTGCACAGCATTATTGCTATACACCATGTGTTTTAACTGCATCATTGCTATACAGCATGCAGTTTAACTGCATCATTGCTATACACCATGTGATTTAACTGCATGGTTGCTAGACAGCATGCAATTTAACTACATTGTTGCTATACACCATGTGTTTTAACTGCATGGTTGCTAGACAGCATGCAATTTAACTGCATAGTTGCTATATAGCATGTGATTTAACTGCATGGTTGCTATACAGCATAAATTTGGGGAAAGAGTGAAGCATGAAGTCCTTACCTCTTTTCCTCGAAGTCCAGTCCCCAACAAGTATACTTGACTTTCCTCCTGGTAACGGATCTGAATGTTGTAAACTTTGTCTTTGTACAACACCATGAGAACATATGGATTGTTTACTGTTTTCTTAGAACTATCTCTAACCAGGAAAGTGCCATCCTAGAAGAATAGGTGCTTGTTGTTAATGGGAGCAGTGAAAGTCAGTCCTTGTTGCTTGTAAGAGACAAGCCTCTAGGGGCCTACAAAGCCGTCACTTGTCAATTGACATTGAGTTTTCCCCACAGCTGGGAACCCCAGGTACCCTGGATCTTTTGATTATTAAGAAAGACAACTGAGATTGCATCTGAAGTCTTCCAAGTTAACATATTtggagctttttgttgttgtttgtttttgtttgtggagacagtgtttctctgcgtagccctggctggccttgaactcacagagatctacctgcctctgactcctgagtgctagcattaaaggcatgtgtcactaccacCTTGCTTTTGAAGCTTCTTAGTATAAATCTttttcagtaataaaaacaattagtAGGTGAGTAAAGAACCATAAGACATAAGGTGGCTCACTTACTATATACCTGTTCATATCTATTAATTGTCTAAACTTCCCTTTGTATATCTTTACTCAGAATACACTTTTTGCCTGTGAAGTGCACCCTCCTTTACTCTACACATTTGTTGTATTTAGTTTTCACCCATTTCTCACCTGAACAAAAGAGAATGTGGACTTCCTATATTCTTGTCAACCTTTTCCCCAATACTTTATAAAATGTGATTTGTTCTGTACTTTAAATTATCATACAAGAATTATTGCAATGTAATAAGACA
This Peromyscus leucopus breed LL Stock chromosome 8b, UCI_PerLeu_2.1, whole genome shotgun sequence DNA region includes the following protein-coding sequences:
- the C8BH5orf58 gene encoding putative uncharacterized protein C5orf58 homolog, whose product is MFKNNHHDHKQKVEAMIKNINTISLEMKKMKELSHILLCDLNLHFGQPKKTEDPKEAETSHPFEEPEIPDVALASISLSD